A segment of the Paraburkholderia fungorum genome:
TTTCGCGTTAGATAACCTCACTCGAATGAAACGGACTCTACCCCCGCTCAATGCGTTGCGCGCCTTCGAGGCCGCCGGCCGGCTCGGCAGCTTCAAGGAAGCCGCCGCCGAATTGCACGTGACTCACGGCGCGGTGAGCCAACATGTGCGTCTGCTGGAAGATTGGCTCGGCGCGCCGCTGTTCGAGCGCCATAACCGGCGGGTGGCGCTGACGCCGGCAGCGCGGGCGTATCTGGCGGAAATCGGGCCGCTTTTCGAGCGGCTCTCGCAGGCAACCGGCAAATACGGCTCCCCGGACGCGGTTTCGCGCACGCTCTCGGTGAATGCGCCTGCCAGCTTCACGTTGCGCTGGCTGATCCCGCGACTGGCGAATTTCCGCGCAGAGCATGCCGATGTGGACATCCACGTGGAGACGTCGAACCAGCATCTGGAAAGTTTGAAAGGGAGCTACGACCTGATCGTCCGCGGTGGCCCGGATACGTTTTATGGCTACTCGATGCGGCCGTTTCTGTCCGAAGAAAGGCTGCCGGTCTGCAGCCCCGCGCTCCTGCAGCGATTGCCGTTGCGCACACCGGACGATCTGCGGCACCACACGTTGCTACATACGGCGAGCCTGCCGCGACTTTGGCCTGACTGGCTGGCGAGCGTCTCGATCCCCGCACTCAGGCCTGCTGCCACGTTGACCTTCGATCACTTTTATCTGACGCTGCAAGCCGCGATCGACGGAATCGGCGTTGCGATGGGACCGACCGCGCTTGCCGCCGACGATCTCGCCTCTGGCCGGCTCGTCGCGCCGTTCGCCGGTCCTCGCCTGCAGACGCGGAGTTACTGCACTTACGTTCCAGACGGAAAATCCGCTGATGAACTGGTCGCACAGTTCCGTTCATGGCTCGAACACGAAGGCATGCGCTCGCAAATCAATGCGGCGCTTCCTGAAGACTTGTAGTCGGCGACGGGGCCACCGCCGTGGTGGTCTTCGATAAGAGCGAATAAATCGTCGCACCCTCGTGCAACAACCCCGCGCTTTAACGTCCGTTTTTCTGCCTTCGATCAAAGCCGCACGCATTGATTTCCCGTACCGGCCCGCAGCGCGCGGCCCCGCCGCAGCGCAAGAAAATAATCTCTGTGAATCAGATCGCGCGATAGGTCAATTCAATTGGTATGCCGCCGGTTCGCATCCTGTAATGGACACCTGTTGCCCGCGTTCCATCCCGCCCAACCCGGCTCATCCGGAGATATTCATGTCGCAGCCTGAACCCGATATAGACGAAGTCGTCAGAAGCATCGCTGAAGAAACGGATACGCCCGCGGAAACGGTGTCGCGCATGTACGCGGACACGTTGGCCACTTATCGGCACGAAGCGCGCGTATTCGATTACGTGCCGCTGTTCGCGGCGAAAAAAGTTCGCAACCAACTTCGTCATACGGTGAATCGCAAGCACTGAACGCAGCGGCGCCCGGAGACCACTCGCTGCCCGACACCACTTCTTACGCCGCGGCCCATTCGCGCGCCGCGACGTACTCACCCGCGCGCAAACGCGTACCCGTTATTTTCTCGCTGCTAGACTTTGACCCTGAGCCATCGGCCGGGGGGATCGAATGCGGGTGACAATCGTAGGCGCGGGCATCGCCGGTTTGAGTACCGCATGGTCGCTCATCAAGCTGGGACACCACATCACGTTGATCGAGCAGGGCTCGATACCGAATCCGCTCGCGGCGTCGGGCGACCGTCATCGAATGATTCGCCGTGCTTATGGCGACGCCGACGGCTACGCGCGCACCATCGCCGAAGCGTTCGATAGTTGGGATCTGCTGTGGAACGACCTCGGCGTTTCCCACTATGCGAATTGCGGCGTGCTAGGCATTTCGCAATATCCGGGCGACGGCGCGGAGCAATTCCGCATCGGCCTCGACCGGATGGGCTTCGACTACGAGCGGCTCGACGCACGCGAAGCAGCCGCGCGTTACCCGTTCCTCGATCCCGGCACGTTTCGCTACGCTTATCTCGACCAGGACGGCGGCGCGCTGTTCAGCGAGCGTATTGCTCGCGACGTCAAGGCGTGGCTCAAAATGCGCGGCGCCGACATCCGCATGAACACTAAAGCGCTCGCGGTCGATCCGCACGCAGCCACCGCGCAACTCGACGACGACACGATCGTGCGCGGCGACCGGCTCGTCGTCACCGCCGGTGCGTGGACGCTGCGGCTGTTTCCCGCGCTCGCCGGGAAATTGACGACGTATCGCAACGCCGTCGCGTACATGGAACCGCCCGCCGATCTCGAAGACGCATGGTCGAGCGCTCCCGCGATTGTCGATATCGGCGGACCGAGCGACGGCTACGTGTTACCGCCTCTCGACGGCATCGGCCTGAAGTTCGGCTCGGGAACACAAAAGGTGCGCGCGCCGGACCCCGACGCCGATCGCGTTGCCGCATCCGGCGAAGGCGACTCGCTGCGCAGATTGTTTTCGCCGCCGTTTGGCCGCATCGACGAATATCGGGTGACGGAAGTCAAAACGTGCGCGTACACCTTCACCGCCGACCGGCGCTTCTTCTCGGAACGTATCGGCAACACGCTGGTGGTGTCCGCCTGTTCGGGGCACGGTTATAAATTCGGCGCGGCGGTCGGCCGGCGCATCGCACAATCGCTTGATACCGACGACCATCTGACGCTCGCGCGCTGGCTTAGAGCCGAGACCGTTTGATCTTACATTTACCAAGGAATCCAGAACATGTCGGAATCGATCGTGATCCGCGCCGCTACCCCTGAAGACTTCGATGCGTGGCTGCCGCTGTGGGACGCCTATAACGCGTTCTATGGCCGCTCCGGCGAAACGGTTTTGCCGCGCGACATTACGCACATCACGTGGGGACGATTCTTCGACGGCTACGAGCCGATGCATGCAATGGTCGCCGAACGCAACGGCCAGTTGCTTGGCCTGGTGCACTTCCTGTACCACCGTCATACAACGATGGCCGGGCCGATCTGCTATCTGCAAGACCTGTACACGCTCGACACCGAACGCGGCAAAGGCGTGGGCCGCGCGTTGATCGAAGCGGTGTACGCGCGGGCCAAAGCCGATGGTTCGCAACGTGTCTATTGGCAGACTCACGAGACCAATCAAACCGCGATGAAGCTTTACGACAACGTGGCCGATCGATCGGGTTTCGTCGTGTACCGGAAGGCGTTGTGACGCGCTGAACATTTTCATCGCGTCTTCCAGAAAGCGGCGACGCAAAAACAAAGGGCGCACCACCCAGTGCGCCCTTCGTCTTCCTGCTATTGCGGCACTTCAACATCGACCGCCCACCTGAACCTTCAAGCCTCCAGTTGCTCCAGCACCTTGCCCTTGGTTTCGATCCCCAGGAAATGCACCGCAAGCGCAGCGACAAACGGCACCGCTGCAAGAATATAAAACGCCACCTGCAGATTCCCGCCGATCATCGTCTTCGACACGATGGCCGGTGCGAAAATCGCCGCCACCTTGAGCCACGCGCCGCCGACTCCGCAACCCATAGCGCGGATGCTGGTCGGGTACAGTTCCGGCGTGTACACATAAGCCGTGATGAAGCCGCAAGCGAGGAAGCCGAGCGCAAACGCGCAGAACGTCGCGACAACATACACCGACGATTCGTGGAACACCCCAGCCAGCAGCAACGAAACAGCGCACGCCACGAACGACACGTTGATGATCGGCTTGCGTCCCACCTTATCGACCAGCAACGCGCAGGTCAGCGAACCGAGCACGCCGAGCACCGAAGCGGCCACCGCCAGATTCAGCGCGAGTTGCAGCGGCGCGTGATAAATCGTGCGATAGATGGTCGGCAGCCACGTCGACAGCCCGTACTGAATGAAGCCGCACGTGATCCACAACATCGCGACGGCCAGCGTGCGCTTCAGATACGCGGGACCGAACAGATCGGCCATCCGGCGCTTCGGATGACGATTCGCCATCGCGTCGAATTCGGCGGAATTCGTGACCGGCGGCAACGGACCTTTGGCTGCACGTTCGAATGCCTGAACCGCTGCATCGGCTTCGACCATCCGCTCACGTTCGGCGAGCCAGCGCGGCGATTCCGGCACGAGCTTGCGCAGCACGAAGAACAGAATCAACGGCATGCCGCCGATGAAATACATCGCCTGCCAGCCGAAGCGCGGCACGATCCACGCGCCCAGCGCATTCGACGCCAGCAGTCCAACCGGGAACACGATTTCATACAGCAGCACGAAACGCCCACGCCCATGCGCGCGGCTGATTTCGTTGATATACGTCGCGGCCACCGGCAATTCGCCGCCGAGCCCCAAACCCTGAATCACGCGCAGCGCGACGAATACGGCGAACGTCGGCGCAAAACCGCATGCAATACTCGTAATGCCGATAATCCCCGAGCTCAACGCAATCGCGCGCACGCGGCCCTTGCGTTCCGCGTACCAGGGGAACACGAACGCGCCGATCAACTGGCCGACCGAGCCGGAGCCGATCAGAAAGCCGATTTCCCACGGCGTCAGGTGCCACTTCGCGATCAGGATCGGCAGCGTGGCCGCGATCGCGATCACGTCGAAGCCGTCGAAGAACGTCGCGAGACCGATCAGGATACGCGCGCGCACCTGCATCGCATTCGCCGGCATCCGCTCGAGACGCGCGATGATCGAGCCCCGGGTCACGGGACCTGAGACACCGGCGCTGCTGCGGTCCCCCAATGTGTTGTCGATGGTTCTCATGCCGTGGTGCCGTCCGTAGATGTGGTTAGGCCAGTGCCGTCGAGGCGTCGGTCAGGGTGGCAAGGTCGATCGTGCGGCCCTGGTTCATCCACTTGCGCGACAGTTTCAGTTCGCGCGGCGTGTTGATAGCGATCACGCCGCGAATCGCGCCGTCTTCCAGATGGAACAGCGTCGCGCGTTTGCCGGGCAGGTCGCCGCGTACGGCGAGTTGCGCGTCGCCCGGAATGTCGCCGAGGATCTGCAGATTGACGTCGTATTGATCGGACCAGAACCACGGAATATCCGCATACGGTTCGAAGGTGCCGAGCAATGCCTTCGCTGCTGCAATCGC
Coding sequences within it:
- a CDS encoding MFS transporter; translated protein: MRTIDNTLGDRSSAGVSGPVTRGSIIARLERMPANAMQVRARILIGLATFFDGFDVIAIAATLPILIAKWHLTPWEIGFLIGSGSVGQLIGAFVFPWYAERKGRVRAIALSSGIIGITSIACGFAPTFAVFVALRVIQGLGLGGELPVAATYINEISRAHGRGRFVLLYEIVFPVGLLASNALGAWIVPRFGWQAMYFIGGMPLILFFVLRKLVPESPRWLAERERMVEADAAVQAFERAAKGPLPPVTNSAEFDAMANRHPKRRMADLFGPAYLKRTLAVAMLWITCGFIQYGLSTWLPTIYRTIYHAPLQLALNLAVAASVLGVLGSLTCALLVDKVGRKPIINVSFVACAVSLLLAGVFHESSVYVVATFCAFALGFLACGFITAYVYTPELYPTSIRAMGCGVGGAWLKVAAIFAPAIVSKTMIGGNLQVAFYILAAVPFVAALAVHFLGIETKGKVLEQLEA
- the gcvA gene encoding transcriptional regulator GcvA — its product is MKRTLPPLNALRAFEAAGRLGSFKEAAAELHVTHGAVSQHVRLLEDWLGAPLFERHNRRVALTPAARAYLAEIGPLFERLSQATGKYGSPDAVSRTLSVNAPASFTLRWLIPRLANFRAEHADVDIHVETSNQHLESLKGSYDLIVRGGPDTFYGYSMRPFLSEERLPVCSPALLQRLPLRTPDDLRHHTLLHTASLPRLWPDWLASVSIPALRPAATLTFDHFYLTLQAAIDGIGVAMGPTALAADDLASGRLVAPFAGPRLQTRSYCTYVPDGKSADELVAQFRSWLEHEGMRSQINAALPEDL
- a CDS encoding DUF3562 domain-containing protein, producing the protein MSQPEPDIDEVVRSIAEETDTPAETVSRMYADTLATYRHEARVFDYVPLFAAKKVRNQLRHTVNRKH
- a CDS encoding NAD(P)/FAD-dependent oxidoreductase; translated protein: MRVTIVGAGIAGLSTAWSLIKLGHHITLIEQGSIPNPLAASGDRHRMIRRAYGDADGYARTIAEAFDSWDLLWNDLGVSHYANCGVLGISQYPGDGAEQFRIGLDRMGFDYERLDAREAAARYPFLDPGTFRYAYLDQDGGALFSERIARDVKAWLKMRGADIRMNTKALAVDPHAATAQLDDDTIVRGDRLVVTAGAWTLRLFPALAGKLTTYRNAVAYMEPPADLEDAWSSAPAIVDIGGPSDGYVLPPLDGIGLKFGSGTQKVRAPDPDADRVAASGEGDSLRRLFSPPFGRIDEYRVTEVKTCAYTFTADRRFFSERIGNTLVVSACSGHGYKFGAAVGRRIAQSLDTDDHLTLARWLRAETV
- a CDS encoding GNAT family N-acetyltransferase, which produces MSESIVIRAATPEDFDAWLPLWDAYNAFYGRSGETVLPRDITHITWGRFFDGYEPMHAMVAERNGQLLGLVHFLYHRHTTMAGPICYLQDLYTLDTERGKGVGRALIEAVYARAKADGSQRVYWQTHETNQTAMKLYDNVADRSGFVVYRKAL